The Perca fluviatilis chromosome 17, GENO_Pfluv_1.0, whole genome shotgun sequence region gtgtgtgtgtgtgtgtgtgtgtgtgtgtgtgtgtgtgtgtgtgtgtgtgtgtgtgtgtgtgtgtgtgtgtgtgtttgtgtgtgtgtgtgttagtaagcaGAGGTAAGGTGAGCTCTGCCCCATCAACTATTAATGGAGAAAATCTAAATTATGAAGATGTCCTCACATCCTCTCTGCCACCCTGCAGTGTCGGATTCACAAGACTATCCCTGGTTCCATATTGTCGTCTGTATATTCACATGTATGGTAAAACTTTTAGTTTATGTAGCAATGACGCAAGGCAGTGTTcttttcattcacaaatacacataagTATCCCTCCCCTCCCGCAGGAACTAGAGCAGATGAAGTCGCGTATTGCCAAAGATGAAGTGAATGTGGAGGTGGACTCGGCCAGCGGGCCAGAACTGGGCACCATTCTGTCTGAACTGCGTTCCCAGTATGAGGGGATTGTCAAGAAGAACAAGGACCAAGCGGAGCAGTGGTACCGCAAGAAGGTGAGGGCAGAGAGCGCTCAGCTGATTTATTAAAATAGGACTGCAACTAAAGACTTTTGtcattaaagatttttttgttttgtttagtgtATGTCCAAAAATACGGAAACAATGCCCATCACAACTTGTAAGAGGCCATGGTGTCTTTAAATatccaaaactcaaagatatacagtgtatacatatatatatatatatttataaatatatatatatttataaatatatatatatatatattttttttttaaaggcgcAAATCCTCAAATTTGAGAGAATACTTTTAACtgtttttgatttaaaaatcattTCATCTCTACACTAAAATTGTTTGTCAGTTAGTTACACCTGGCAGTGAAATCCTATATCAAAGTTTTTATGAAATGGCCGAGACAAAGTTAGACAAAAACAATATGCATAAATATTCAGAGAAGAAATAGCAGACTAAGTGAAGGGAAACACACGTGTAGTACAGTACATGCATTCCATGTGAGTGTGCGTTCctgtgtttattttgtgtagCTGGAGAATGTGCAGAACGAGGTGAAGGAGAGCAACGAGGCTCTGAGAGGAGCTCAGAGCGAGCTGATTGATAGGCAGCGCTTCCTGCAGACCTTGGAGGTGGAGCTGGAGGGGCTGCACAAACAGGTGAGCGGCtacaccatgaacacacacaagaGATGTAAAAAGACGGGGTTTTTTTATTCCACATTGATGAaatttgttgaaagaaaaatgCTGAAGCCTTACATGGTTGTGTGTTGgtttgaaaataaatgtatagtATTTCTCCATTTGGAGCACTGCAAACAAAACTTAATACCCATAAGGCAGTGCAAACACCACAACCATGATTTTGAAATATGGTTATGAGTATTACCTTTTCACAAACCCGCGATTGTGTTAAAGAAAGAGCGGGTTTAGAAGGGATTTGTCGAATACCAACACAGAAAATCCTTACAGTACTTTAGATTCAGTCTCAGTGACACCAGTTTGTTGAACTTGACATCAACGTCTGagaatttctttgtttttcgcTTTCTTAATCCTGTGTTGACAGTAAACATGTTCTCCCACGCTGATAAATCATGAAAGGACATAGTGGATTTGGTTGCTAAATTGTACGGGGGTGAGTTTCGATGGTGAGATCGGTAGCCTAATCGTGTCTGAGCAGCGAATGTTTGTTTTGGATGCCAAGGCCTTGTCAGCTCTCAGGTATTTGTTGATAATGGTTTGGGAAGTAGTTTCAGAATCAAGAGACACTGAGCTTTGATTTCTACTGAAAAACACCCTCTAAGGAAATGTGAGGAGGTTTTTAATACCAGCCAACATAACAGAATTATGAATAATTTTGGGACATTTACCAGGTCACCTGTCATTGAACTTATAAACTGATATGATTATGGGCAACATTAAAAGCACACAATGGTAATATTAGACCCAGGTATGTGGATAAGTTAGGTCAGCTCTCATTATTTTCACTTCTCTCCTCAGATAGCAGCGCTGGAAGGTAACCTGGGTGAGACAGGTCAGAAATACTCTGCTGAGATGGAGCGGCTGCAGGCCACCCTGAGCCAGCTGGAGGACGACCTCTCCCAGCTCAGACTGGACATGCAGCGCACCAAGACCGACTACGAGCAGCTCCTCCGCATCAAGCAGAACCTGGAGATGGAGATCGCAACCTACAGGCGCCTCCTGGAGGGAGAGGAGACGTGAGTTTTTACCATCCTCATGACTGGATGAGAGCTGAACTGATGCTGCATTTCCACCACATAGTACGACGTACCACATGTTCAGGTGCCGTCCCTCATTTTAGTCCAGATGTCAGTCACCTTCCGCTGTCTTTgagttggcattttaaactctggtcaatttatgaggactatggttaactgctcctcagatctctgcagggtaaatccagacagctagctagactatctgtccagtctgagttttctgttgcacgactaaaacaacttgaacgtacacatgttccaccaaaacaagttccttcccgaggctattttgcagcggcatcgTAATTGTgtccgcccaagacgactgtgattggtttaaagaaatgccaataaaccagagcacatttttctcccatcccggaatgctgtgtggactagccagaccttcctccacagagctgtggaggagggtctggcaatgagagactaAAACACTGCAGgccactgattggtcagagagaacctTCACTAGTGCGACACAGGACATCCTGCACAAacctgccatttttaaatagccaGGCAACCGCCAATACCGCTTAAACGAGCGCATTTCCTGATCTATTCCTAAGTGTTTGTCTTGTTTTCAAGTCAATTTAAAGCTACTCATTCTGTCATGTTTCCTTTCTTCCCCTCAGAGTCAAGGAAGTTCCTCCTCCACCAAAAAGTGAGTACTTGGCTTCTGATTTttaactgattaaaaaaaagccacaatGTCAGAACATCAGAATGACTTCCACGCACAGTATTATATAATAGTACATCAGCACAGCAAAGAGTGAAGCACCGATCATAACTTTATTCTGAATGCATTTTATTACAACCTGAAGGAAACAGCAGGGAGGTACAGAGTGACTAAAGCAGTAATGCTGAAGGAGATAAGTAAAGCAAACTATTCACAAATGTTTATGCTGTAATTTGACAGAGTTAAAGTGAAAACTGACAGGCAGACACAATCGTACACACCCAGGTGGCCCCAGACTAATGATTGTTTTGTGAACCTCAAAATAATGCAACCACCGCTAGCAGCTCAGCTCCTATAGCAACAAATGTGGGTGGGAAAATGTTGCAACTGTCTCTTAAAACAACTGACTCATGCCTTGCAGCTTGATTAACAAGCTTGCGGTGTTTTGGTGTTTAATGTTCAACATaaagacaacacacaaaagGCTGTGACGCCTTTAAGAGTCCTTCGTGAGACAGGAGAGTTGAATAGTTTATACAAACTATGTGTTTCTTAGTGAGAATTGCACGTCGTCCTTCATCTGAAGCTGTCTGACGTGACATCTTATTTGTCACAGTGCATACACATAGAAGTTCAGTGTGCAACCCATCAAACTGCAAACACACTACATCAGGAGAAATAAAAtggagacagagcagggactgAGGAGGGCCTACTTAGGCACATGATTCATCACAAATTATAGAGGAATATGAGATTGAAATGACTCATCTCATTTTATAGGTCCCATCCAATGTTCATTTtaaggttcatacttgtatttgtttttttcatacgGTCTGTCTGAACATACCTGTactcaccctctgtctgaaacgctccattCTCCTTTTTAAGCCCTTTTCCTGAAAAAGCCCActatgctctgattggtcagtgtctcCTTGTCCTCTGCACCTGCGCTCTCTGAGTCTCTGCACACTCATTGCAgccagggaatgactgtaacagcactATAGGGGCACTTTCTATCTATAAATAGTATAGTTATGACATCACAACCATACAGAActcctgacggctcgtttaaaggcccTGTTTCTGAATACAGGCTGTGTGCATTCTTCTGTCGATTAAGCGTTTTGAttctttcacagtatttatgtaGCACCTCGACATGCTTTACAATCAAAATAGACATGGAAATCTCTCTTCTTACAATCCTGCAATTTCCCTTCTCATCTCACTacttctgttttctctcctcccctctcataTCATCTCTTCCACCTCATCGTATCTCTTCTCACactattatttaatattttcgtCATATGATTCATCTTCACGCTTCAAattgttttatctttttcttctattttctttttatttaatctCATATCATCAAACTTTTCTCTTCTCCATCTCATCATGTGTCATCTCTTTTAATCGCAGCTTACTTTCTTACCTGTGTAAGTCTCCTGTGATCCCATTTACTGTAAAACTAATCTCATTCCAAAATCATtcatttctcctctcctccctcctcttccatcTCATCCCTTCCCATCTCATTTGATCTCATCTCTGTCCGTGCAGAGGAGCCTGATGTTCGCACCAGGAAGATTGTGAAGGTGGTGACTCAGACGATGATCAACGGCAAAGTGGTGGACGAATCCAGCGAGGTGGAGCAGATCGAGGAGACCAAGAAATAAGAATGGGAAAGGAGAGAACAGATAGTAACGGATGACAAATGAGACAGGGatatgcaaaacaaaaaaagagagggagaagagggtCATTTATTCTTGCAACAGAGAAAATATTGTTTTGAATTTTTGAGGGGGAATTACACGGGAATTACACGAATGtgaatgttttgtgttttcagaGGAATGTTTTCTCGCAATTGACTTATTAGTGACACTTTGTTCAATCACTTGTTTCTGGAGAAAATGCCacaaacatatactgtatgtccagtACTACTATAGCTATGCATGCTTAATCCAACTTAGAatagaaatgtgtgtttttgtgtgagaGCAACTGACTAATAGCCATCTTCATACTGTTTTACTAATAAAATGCTGTTTACTGTACTTAAACAAGATATTTATTACTTAGTGTGAACAACTTTAGTATGATAATACATACCTTTACTCcttttacaaaaatgtttttgagtTGTATTCATTTAATTGTCTGTTCTAAATAAAGTTTCTTTAATTCATGGAATGTTTACCCCGTCATTCTTATGTCACTCAGAATGAAAATTTGATTTGTTATGTCAGTGAAACCTGCTCTGAGTTTCTTCGTTGTTGATCTAGTTGCATAAAGACTGTCTTGACTTTACCtcattaatataataaatacttatggcacagcagtgctttgattAAAATGCTAACATCACCATGctaacaatgacaatgctaatatgctgatgtttagcaggtatgaTGTTTACCATGTTTGCCATTTTAGGTTAATGTGTTGGCATGCTAATattagctaattagcactaaacaaaaTATTGGACACATTTTAGGTGATGATAGAGTTAGAGGAAACATCAGGGACCACCatagtcagtaggattcatcctctggggaccatttCATGGTCATCTATTCAATAGTTGTTGACATTTAGGAAGACAAAGAGAGGGTGATGGGGGGCCCCACCACCTTATAACTAATTCCTATAACTGGCTGATATAGAAGATTAATTAAACTTTTGTGTACAGCAGCCATCTTGCCTGGAAGCCTCTCCTGCAGCCGGTCAGCTGACCATAACATCAGGTCAATCACACTAAGTCACTTAATAGCAAGCTTTGCATCTTGTCATGCTAAAATGTAAGCCTGGTTACTTATCCCTCTCATGTTCTTTTTAATGTCTATAGAACCAAGTCAAGGCAGGAGTTTGCTGCTACAGTGGCGCTCTGGCTGGGCCACTCAGGACATCATCTTCACCTTAGCAGCACTGTGAGTATAGCAAACCACAGGCTCCTTCATTTCTTACTCtcaaaaacttttaaaatattgTGCTCATctacatagattttttttcttcttttctttttttagaattaattaaatttggagagctttaaaaaaaaaaaaaaaaaaaacatcctgtgTAGAAAATGGTGCCTTATTTTGGATGTAAGGACTGAATGTGAACCCTGAAACGCTGCTGACTCCAGCCTCAGGTTATCTTCATGAGTCCccatacattttaataaaggCACGGTCTGTTTACAGAGCAGTTAGACAGATTTGTCAAGAACCTACCCCCCCTGCCAGTTTCTCGGTCAGACGACTCAAAGAgtaataaaaacacagacagagagacaggtgagtCAGACGGAGCACAAACGGAGAGACAGGTGGTTAATAAAGTCAGCGAGAAGAAACTGAGAAATGTCTCACACTGGTGCCCTGTGAAGACTTTCTGTGTCAATAACACACGCCCCATCATAACAACAAGTATCAgcagtatttattattttaatgtctTGCACATCTACCCTTTTAACCAACTGATGCCTGAAGGCGTCTATTTTAGAAAATGAGAATGCCCTCTGTTCCCCCTTTAAAGGAACAATTTCCCTCAAGTGGTAAGTGTCTGTGTGATGAATGCCAAACTCCTACCATTGAGAGTGAACCTATGGCATTAAATCTGTCTTTGTTATGTATGAACAGTATTTAGGACCTTAAAAATGATGTTGTATATAACAGTATACTCATTTCTGAAACAAGGAAAGCTGCACTGGGAACATATTGAACCATCTCACTCACTTAGCATCCAATTACCTAGGTAATAGAAATAAGTCTGAAGGCTGAGACTGAATACAAGATTATATGTGCATAATCACATAACGATTTAGAGAACTTGGTACATATTGAGACAACAATAAGAAATGTTGCTGGCAACAACAGTGTGTTGCTGCAGGCACCTTCATTTCCTAAACAATAGGTTTACAGAGgaaatttcttaaaaaaaaaaaaggagctgcACATTGAGCCCGATCCACAAACAGAAGCTTGTTCATGTTTTGTCAAATCTTTTAAATGGCGGCAGGTAGAGTACACAGGCAGTCACCTTCTGTCTTTCCTCTGTTTTCTCCAGAGATATAGCTAGAGATAGAGACATAGGTGagtaggagacagacagatcaTTGGATTAGGTGGTCTGGTGATGTTTCAAAAACAGGCACACCTCCAAAATTCAGATGCTGCGTTCTGGCACCATTTAGAAGATCCCAACACCTACAAAGTTTTGAATTAAACTGTAATCTAGAGTTATGTTATCCTTTCTGCTTCCTTGTGTTACTCCTTTATTGGTTATGTGAACAAGAACATGGTGACATTTTAAAGTTACTACAAAAAACCCTCAAACAGATCAAATCTCATCCCCACCCTGAgcccacaacacaaacacaatagcACCAATTATCTGTCAGTGCCCTACACCCTCCGTCCATTCACCTGTTTATTCTAAAGGACATGGAGCccttcactttaaaaaaaacagcattgaaATGCACCTCTTCCAGAGCACTGGC contains the following coding sequences:
- the si:ch211-243g18.2 gene encoding keratin, type I cytoskeletal 18: MASSMSVRSFSMNRQPSFSSRSLMDTGRARSRASVSFAAANPLSRSASISQDLNGPTSLQLNGLHGNSINDKEAMQSLNSRLANYLDKVRSLERSNADLEAKIKKLMLDRIPKGHDLDSMMAQAHAVEQEVRKRTLENARLMLEIDNAKLAADDFRIKWETELVMCQSVERDCVALKKAKTDHEQIIASLRGDLDSLKEELYFLKKNHEEELEQMKSRIAKDEVNVEVDSASGPELGTILSELRSQYEGIVKKNKDQAEQWYRKKLENVQNEVKESNEALRGAQSELIDRQRFLQTLEVELEGLHKQIAALEGNLGETGQKYSAEMERLQATLSQLEDDLSQLRLDMQRTKTDYEQLLRIKQNLEMEIATYRRLLEGEETVKEVPPPPKKEPDVRTRKIVKVVTQTMINGKVVDESSEVEQIEETKK